A genomic stretch from Erysipelothrix sp. HDW6C includes:
- a CDS encoding YaaA family protein: protein MLVLFSPTKTQKEAPSDQPAKRFFPEITERILSEMQAYDVDDLKRIYRVSDKIAQAAHHNFATFQEHHIAIQSYQGSTFKNMNTNEWSQVDHDYANKHLLILSALYGLVSPNSRIGLYRLDFLTKTTLRLYDLWQVPVTQALNAMTQPILNLASKEYVEMIDTNNLTVPFVSIDFRETVGSEVVVKATYAKIARGKMASQVIKQRITNFEDLKKISFDDYVYNESLSNQSLYVFTR, encoded by the coding sequence ATGCTTGTACTTTTCTCACCCACAAAAACGCAAAAAGAAGCGCCTTCGGACCAACCCGCAAAGCGCTTCTTTCCTGAGATTACCGAACGCATTCTAAGTGAAATGCAAGCGTATGACGTTGACGACCTCAAGCGTATTTACCGTGTTTCCGATAAAATCGCCCAAGCAGCGCATCATAATTTCGCAACATTTCAAGAACATCACATTGCAATTCAAAGCTATCAAGGTTCAACATTTAAAAATATGAATACAAATGAATGGTCCCAAGTAGACCATGACTACGCCAACAAACATCTATTGATTCTCTCTGCGCTGTATGGACTTGTTAGCCCAAACTCACGCATCGGATTGTATCGTTTGGATTTCCTTACGAAAACTACTTTAAGACTCTACGATCTTTGGCAAGTTCCTGTCACACAGGCACTCAATGCAATGACTCAGCCAATTCTAAATCTTGCATCAAAAGAATATGTTGAAATGATTGATACAAACAATCTCACGGTTCCCTTTGTTTCAATTGATTTTAGGGAAACAGTTGGGTCTGAAGTCGTAGTCAAAGCAACATATGCCAAAATTGCACGTGGAAAAATGGCATCACAGGTTATCAAACAACGAATTACAAATTTTGAAGATCTTAAGAAAATCAGTTTTGATGATTATGTGTATAACGAATCGCTTTCAAACCAATCATTATATGTCTTCACACGATAA
- a CDS encoding NUDIX domain-containing protein — MDLTLDVGENIYNLRIVALVMYRGAFLFDFCKTDQYYFPVGGRVKFGETVEEALVREMQEELGITVSDYRMIGIAEQFLHITKPWHEHSIIFSIDLDDELELNLETGIVPIASHDFKNYPIVPAWIETAIANRDTFKMYYVDEIDVRTNGEDISVQISPERSFNARVSAKVSESNKVLFDFLALDWGHPVPVGGRMQWGETLLEAIHREIREELSTEIMEVRFLGITTDVFYLSKPGNSPMETHFVSFNFEVSVDTSKIQFADGCAGVWLTPDEIRDLPMKLESFKQFID; from the coding sequence ATGGATTTAACATTAGACGTTGGGGAAAATATTTATAATTTAAGAATTGTCGCACTTGTCATGTACCGTGGTGCATTTCTTTTTGATTTCTGCAAAACAGATCAGTACTATTTTCCAGTAGGTGGTCGTGTTAAGTTCGGAGAAACAGTTGAAGAGGCGCTTGTTCGGGAGATGCAAGAAGAATTGGGTATTACAGTGTCGGATTATCGAATGATTGGAATTGCAGAACAATTTCTCCATATTACGAAACCATGGCATGAACATTCTATTATTTTCAGCATCGATTTGGATGATGAGCTTGAACTTAATCTTGAAACTGGCATTGTACCTATCGCATCGCATGATTTTAAGAATTATCCCATTGTTCCTGCTTGGATTGAAACAGCAATTGCGAATCGCGATACGTTTAAAATGTATTATGTTGATGAAATCGATGTTCGTACAAACGGTGAGGATATTTCTGTGCAGATTTCGCCTGAACGCTCGTTTAACGCGCGTGTAAGCGCAAAAGTCAGCGAATCGAATAAGGTTCTATTTGACTTCTTAGCGCTCGACTGGGGCCATCCAGTGCCTGTGGGTGGGCGTATGCAGTGGGGCGAGACTCTTTTGGAAGCAATTCACCGCGAGATACGCGAAGAGTTGTCGACTGAAATTATGGAAGTACGATTTCTTGGAATAACAACCGATGTGTTTTATCTGAGTAAACCAGGAAACAGTCCCATGGAAACACATTTCGTTTCATTCAATTTTGAGGTTAGCGTCGATACATCAAAGATACAGTTTGCTGATGGGTGTGCTGGCGTGTGGTTAACTCCTGATGAGATTCGTGATTTACCCATGAAACTCGAAAGTTTCAAACAATTTATTGACTAA
- the rplA gene encoding 50S ribosomal protein L1, translating to MAKSTKNYKKVDGNIDRSKVYSVAEAIKVLRENSFVKFDPTVEVSYNLNVDPRHADQQIRGAMVLPNGTGRTQKVLVVTQGAKEQEAKDAGADFVGGKEILEEVKNGWFDFDIIVATPDMMGELGKLGRVLGPKGLMPNPKTGTVTTDVTKAVEEIKKGKIEYRVDKESNVNTIIGKLSFDDAALEENFQALNDMIVKARPAAVKGTYIKNLVISTTMGRGLKVSID from the coding sequence ATGGCTAAATCAACAAAAAACTATAAAAAAGTCGACGGAAACATCGATCGTTCAAAAGTTTATTCAGTAGCTGAAGCGATTAAAGTATTACGCGAAAACAGTTTCGTAAAATTTGATCCAACTGTTGAAGTTTCATATAACTTGAACGTAGATCCACGTCATGCGGACCAACAAATCCGTGGTGCTATGGTCTTACCAAACGGTACAGGACGTACACAAAAAGTCTTAGTAGTTACTCAAGGTGCTAAAGAGCAAGAAGCAAAAGATGCTGGTGCAGATTTTGTTGGTGGTAAAGAAATTCTTGAAGAAGTCAAAAATGGTTGGTTTGACTTTGATATCATCGTTGCTACTCCAGACATGATGGGTGAATTAGGAAAATTAGGACGTGTCCTAGGACCTAAAGGTTTAATGCCTAACCCTAAAACTGGTACTGTTACAACTGATGTAACAAAAGCAGTCGAAGAAATCAAAAAAGGTAAAATCGAATACCGTGTTGACAAAGAATCAAACGTCAATACAATCATTGGTAAACTTTCATTTGATGATGCAGCATTGGAAGAAAACTTCCAAGCATTAAATGACATGATCGTGAAAGCACGTCCAGCAGCAGTTAAGGGAACATACATCAAGAACCTTGTTATTTCAACAACAATGGGTCGCGGTCTTAAAGTTTCAATTGACTAA
- the rplK gene encoding 50S ribosomal protein L11, with product MSKKVAKIAKLQFPAGGAKPGPALAGVGINMPQFTTAFNDATRDRSGDVVPVVITVYDDKSFDFELKTTPAAILLKKAAGVQSGAATPSKQVVGTISEAQLREIAEYKLVDLNANDVEGAMKIVAGTAKNMGINIEGMED from the coding sequence GTGAGTAAAAAAGTTGCAAAAATAGCAAAATTACAATTCCCTGCTGGGGGAGCTAAACCAGGACCTGCATTAGCTGGTGTTGGTATTAACATGCCTCAGTTTACGACTGCATTTAACGATGCAACTCGTGATCGTTCAGGAGATGTTGTACCTGTAGTTATCACAGTATACGATGACAAATCATTTGACTTCGAATTGAAGACAACACCTGCTGCTATCTTATTAAAGAAAGCTGCTGGAGTCCAAAGTGGAGCCGCAACACCAAGCAAACAAGTTGTTGGAACCATTTCAGAAGCACAATTGCGTGAAATTGCTGAATATAAATTAGTAGACTTAAACGCAAATGATGTCGAAGGCGCAATGAAAATCGTTGCTGGTACCGCAAAAAATATGGGTATCAATATTGAAGGAATGGAGGACTAA
- a CDS encoding aldo/keto reductase family oxidoreductase has protein sequence MKKIKLGTSELKVSNIALGCMRMAGKSIEEAKDIISTSIAAGINFFDHADIYGDGESERIFGQAFKELGIDRSSVFIQSKCGIRKGMFDFSRDHIINAVDGILERLQMTHLDLLVLHRPDTLMEPKEVNEAFEILLAEGKVNHFGVSNQSTGTIELLKTEIKVPLLVNQLQLSLMHAPMINYGFNVNMYNEPSIDRTQGILEYSRIKNMTIQAWSPFYSGYFEDVFMANEKFPEVNAKLNEMAAKYGVSDEAIAVAWILRHPANMQVLIGSMNVERIVRICEGSDINMSREDWYDLYHSAGNLLP, from the coding sequence ATGAAAAAGATAAAACTTGGTACAAGTGAGTTGAAAGTTTCAAACATTGCTCTTGGCTGTATGCGAATGGCCGGAAAGTCAATTGAAGAAGCAAAAGACATCATCAGCACAAGTATCGCTGCAGGAATTAATTTCTTTGATCATGCTGACATTTATGGTGATGGCGAGTCCGAGCGAATTTTTGGACAAGCCTTTAAGGAACTTGGTATTGATCGAAGCAGTGTTTTTATTCAATCAAAATGTGGAATCCGTAAGGGGATGTTCGATTTTTCCAGAGATCACATTATTAACGCAGTTGATGGTATCCTAGAACGCTTGCAAATGACACATCTTGATTTGCTTGTATTGCATCGTCCAGATACGCTTATGGAACCCAAAGAAGTTAATGAAGCTTTCGAAATCCTTCTTGCTGAAGGGAAAGTGAATCACTTTGGTGTAAGTAATCAATCAACAGGGACCATTGAGCTTCTAAAGACAGAAATAAAAGTACCCTTATTGGTAAATCAACTGCAATTGAGTTTAATGCATGCTCCAATGATAAATTATGGTTTTAATGTCAATATGTACAATGAGCCAAGCATTGACCGTACCCAAGGTATCCTTGAATACTCAAGAATTAAGAACATGACAATTCAAGCGTGGTCACCATTCTATAGTGGGTATTTTGAAGATGTATTCATGGCAAATGAAAAATTCCCAGAAGTGAATGCGAAACTTAATGAAATGGCCGCAAAATATGGTGTTTCTGATGAAGCAATTGCTGTCGCTTGGATTCTTCGTCACCCAGCTAATATGCAAGTGTTGATTGGAAGTATGAATGTTGAGCGGATTGTTCGTATTTGTGAAGGGTCTGATATAAATATGAGTCGTGAAGACTGGTATGACTTGTATCACAGTGCTGGAAATTTACTTCCTTAA
- a CDS encoding GNAT family N-acetyltransferase, translating into MIRLMEIQEIDDVMKIWLDTNIEVHHEVPASYWEGNVADVKAAMENSNIYVALKDDTIVGFAGVSEGYYLAGIFVAETHRSDGVGKALLDYLKKTYEEITLDVYAFNEGAVRFYTKESFVIVGEGMDEAHGLKELTMVWPENI; encoded by the coding sequence ATGATCCGTTTAATGGAAATACAGGAAATAGATGATGTTATGAAGATTTGGTTGGATACCAATATAGAAGTCCATCACGAGGTGCCGGCATCTTATTGGGAAGGCAATGTAGCGGATGTGAAGGCGGCAATGGAGAACAGCAATATTTATGTTGCCCTCAAGGATGATACGATTGTTGGGTTTGCGGGAGTTAGCGAAGGCTACTATCTTGCAGGAATCTTTGTTGCAGAAACACACCGGTCGGATGGCGTTGGGAAAGCGCTGCTTGACTACTTGAAGAAAACATATGAGGAAATCACATTGGATGTTTATGCGTTTAATGAGGGTGCAGTTCGTTTTTATACAAAAGAATCATTTGTCATAGTTGGTGAAGGTATGGATGAAGCGCATGGACTCAAAGAGTTGACAATGGTTTGGCCAGAGAATATATAA
- a CDS encoding glycoside hydrolase family 1 protein, translated as MKDKRFKEGFLWGGATAANQLEGAYLTDGKGPSIADAMPGGKSRIKETMTPEFDWDIDETKYYYPNHLGIDHYNRYREDIALFGEMGFKSYRFSIAWSRIFPTGTEAIPNEKGLEFYEAIIDECLRHGIEPLITISHYEMPLYLAKELGGWRHRDVIGHFERYARVVLERFSGKVRQWLTFNEINVGMMFPLMSQGISVKNGGMDKRVTLKGLHNQFVASSKATKIAKELREDIEIGCMIIYMTSYANDPNPVNALALQEFNNAFNYYCTDIQVRGEYPAYTDRLFAKMGVTWEDLDIHEGDLEVIKAYPVDFISFSYYMSSVINVTDKDAEKTSGNMMMGGKNPFLEASDWGWQIDPVGLRIALNDLYGRYQVPLYIVENGLGAADVVEPGNVIHDEYRIDYMRKHIEAMAEAVADGVDLMGYTPWGCIDLVSASTGEMAKRYGFIYVDYDDEGQGTMDRFRKDSFYWYKKVIATNGEDLES; from the coding sequence ATGAAAGACAAAAGATTTAAAGAAGGATTTCTATGGGGTGGGGCCACTGCTGCGAATCAGCTTGAAGGTGCTTACCTAACAGATGGCAAAGGGCCATCGATTGCGGATGCGATGCCAGGTGGGAAATCGCGAATCAAAGAAACGATGACACCAGAATTTGATTGGGATATTGATGAGACAAAATATTATTATCCAAATCATCTTGGGATTGACCATTACAATCGATACCGAGAAGACATTGCGCTTTTTGGAGAGATGGGATTCAAGTCGTATCGTTTCTCTATCGCGTGGTCACGAATTTTCCCAACAGGTACCGAAGCCATACCGAATGAAAAAGGTTTGGAATTCTATGAGGCGATCATTGATGAATGCTTACGTCACGGCATTGAGCCGCTAATCACGATTTCACATTATGAGATGCCACTTTACTTAGCGAAAGAATTGGGTGGATGGCGACATCGTGATGTGATTGGACATTTTGAACGTTATGCGCGGGTTGTACTTGAGCGATTTAGCGGTAAGGTTCGCCAATGGCTTACGTTTAATGAGATTAATGTTGGGATGATGTTTCCGCTAATGAGCCAAGGGATTTCCGTTAAGAATGGCGGAATGGATAAACGTGTTACGCTCAAAGGGCTCCATAATCAATTTGTTGCTTCCAGTAAGGCAACGAAAATTGCGAAAGAATTGCGCGAAGATATAGAAATTGGATGCATGATAATCTATATGACGAGTTATGCAAACGATCCCAATCCAGTGAATGCGTTGGCATTACAGGAATTCAACAATGCCTTTAACTATTATTGTACAGATATTCAAGTACGTGGTGAATATCCTGCCTATACCGATCGTCTATTTGCGAAGATGGGGGTAACGTGGGAAGATTTAGATATTCATGAAGGAGACCTTGAAGTCATCAAGGCATATCCTGTTGATTTCATTAGTTTTAGTTATTACATGTCATCGGTCATCAACGTTACGGATAAAGATGCAGAGAAAACATCTGGAAATATGATGATGGGTGGTAAAAACCCATTCCTTGAAGCAAGTGATTGGGGATGGCAAATTGATCCTGTTGGATTGCGCATTGCCTTGAATGACCTTTACGGTCGTTACCAAGTTCCGCTTTATATTGTTGAAAACGGACTGGGAGCTGCTGATGTCGTCGAACCTGGAAATGTTATTCATGATGAATACCGCATTGATTACATGAGAAAACACATTGAAGCAATGGCGGAGGCTGTTGCTGATGGTGTCGATTTGATGGGTTATACGCCATGGGGATGTATTGACTTGGTCAGTGCTTCAACAGGGGAAATGGCCAAACGATACGGTTTCATTTATGTCGATTATGACGATGAAGGTCAAGGTACAATGGATCGCTTCCGCAAAGATTCGTTCTATTGGTACAAAAAAGTCATTGCGACAAATGGCGAAGATTTAGAATCATAA